The nucleotide sequence TGTCAGTCCATCTGTGGTTTTAGACAGATTGACATTTGTCTGACATATTTCAGTGCATTTCCAGTAGGCTAATGATTGTTGCTATTTTTACCCCATCCATGTCCTCCACACAGTTCACAGATATGTGTTTTCTGAAACATTCTTCTGGCATCACTTTTAAAATTAGGAAATGTtagtcaaaaatgtaaatttcttgGTTTCTTTAGATTTGATATGTTGTTTATTTCCTATTTTATACAAATACATGGTTTAAATAATTTGCCAATATTCACATTCCGTTTATGTTTACGTTTTAAAGTGTcttgacatattttttttttttttgaaacggTTGTATGATCTGAAGAACATTTTAATTCTGAGATTCTTTCTGCTGAAACTGACATGATCAGCTGATGCTTTGAACAGAGAAGACATCTCATTCTGTTGGACTAATTGGAACTACAGAAACATTCAGTCCTCTCTGATTTTACAGCAAAGTTCCAGAGTAACGGTTGTTATGCCTTTTAAATAATCATCACTGAGTGCAATCAGCTGTATTATGTCACAGCTGACAAGTGTAACTATCAGCAGGGTCTAAAACTAGGAAGCTGCTACCTGAATGTTTTGTATAGTGAGCTTTGTGAAGAAGAGGTTAAACTCAGAAGTCACTCTCACTCTGGTGCACGCAgatcatttttctcatttttactctTTGCTAACAGTTCAAACTGTATGTTTATGTACGACATAGGTGTgagtgacttttttcttttgtctgtttttccttcAGACCTTCAACAGCAAGATATTTATCAGGAGCAGGAGGTTTTCACTGACCATCTGTACTGTAAACGGGAGAGGAGCTTCTGTTTGAATCAGAAGGATCCAACGTCTCTGCAGATTAAAGAAGCACAGGAAAAACTCTGCATTAGTCTGGACCAGGACGACCCAAAACTTCCACAGACTGAAGAGGAACAGGAACACTGCATCAGTCTGGACCAGGATGACTTAGaacctccacagattaaagagCAACAGAAACTCTGCAGCAATCAGGAGGGAGAGCAGTTTGGTTTCTGCCCAGACCAGGAAGGAAGCAAACATCCAGACTCTGGTTCAACTAACAATTTGGTGCTGAAGACACAAGACAGAAACAGCAGTCACAGTAACAATGTTGACAGCTCTTCTATGTCACGGATTCACTGTGATGCTGACACAAGGAAAAAGACTCAAACATGTGATGTCTGCggaaaatactttaaatatgaATCCAGTTTAAAGGCACATTACAGaacccacacaggtgagaggccaTTTGcttgtgaaacatgtgggaaaaGTTTCACTCGTCGTCAATATGTGACTGatcacatgagaactcacacaggtgagaagctgTACCTTTGTAAAGTCTGTGGGAAAAGGATTTATGGCCTTGTAGGATTCCAAATGCACAGAGCAATTCACAAAGATGAGAATCTTTATTCTTGTAAAATCTGTGAGAATAGTTTCACTCATCATAGAAGGTGGAAAGAACACATGAAAGTTCACACGGGTGAGATGCTGCATTCCTGTAAGACTTGTGAGAAAGGTTTCACTCGTCATAGTAGTTTGAAAGAACACATGAAAGTTCACACGGGTGAAAAGCCGCATTCTTGTCAGATTTGTGGACAAAACTTCATTAAAAAGAGTCATTTGAACATCCACATGAGaatccacacaggtgagaagccgtattCTTGTAACACCTGTGAGAAAAGCTTCCGGTATAAAAGGTCCCTTTTGAGTCACATGAGCGTCCACACAGATGAGAAACCCAACCTTTGTACCATGGGGGAAAGATTTAGTGACCCTTCAGCATTTAGAAGTCATGCAGCAGTCCATACAGCTGAGAAACTGTAATGTTTGTAACACGTGGAAACACAGATGTGAAGTCATTTTCTTGAAAATCCACATGAGAATCCACACAGATGAGAGGCTGTATTCCTGAAACATGTGGGAACTAAGCTCTAATCTGAGAGTTAGTACAGTTTAAAGGTTGATGTTTGATATTTAAAGTTCTGATGGTGAGTTCTATAATCAGCTGGTCACTGGAAACTGTCCCTGGTGCTCCACTACCAGCAGGgtgcaaaaagacacagatgAGGGACAAGAAGCCAcctattctttattttattttttatgttgggCTCCACATGTCTGAGACAACTTGGAAAATGAGTCACATTTAATGTAAAGCTGGAATAATGAAATTGATTTGAACACACAAGAGAATCTGACCTGTAGGGAGAAGAAATGTTTCAGATTCTGCTGTTTGTCAGTCACCAGTGAAAGTGATCAAATTAGTGCCAATGACCATCATTTGTACAGAGTTCAGACTTCCTTGTTGTGTTCTTTAGCTGAAAGGTAACTGTTTAAATGCTTTTTGTTAATTAGACTGGTATAACATCAATACATAAAggaatttaaataaagttttggcGTTTatgttattctaaattttgacagcATTTTCATCTCGACTGCAAATGTTCATTGATCTGTCAGATCAGACTGAACTGAGTGGTTCACAGTATCAAAGGCTGCATTCAAATTTTATACTAATACAGAGATTTTCTTGATATCCATAATGGACCTCAGGTCTTTTTCAACCTGGACTAGTTCTGTGTCAGTTCTATGACTGGTCCAAATACCTGATTACTATTATTCAAAAACATGATGGGAGTTCataaagtctgtttgtggttgatGTTGGATCTGCTGCTCCTGTCAATCCTCCCACAGTGTTTCATTAGCAGCTGTAACCACAGTGACTGTGATAAAACAGGAATTAGAACAATCCATCTGATATGAAGCTGTGCTCTCAATACCACTTCCCTCCTCTTTGAAGAGGAGTCTCATATCTGTGTTCAGGTTTTTGTACAGCCTCTGCTACACTTTGTATCACTGTGTCTGTAGAGCACAGTAGTAGAGAGCTGTGTCTGCCAGGGTTAGCTTACTGATGGTCAATGTAGTTGATGTAGCTGTTGTTTGGGATCCATATCGATTATCAGGAATATATTCAGCTGTTCTCCCCTTTGCTCCTTTCCAGAGTATAAACTGAGGAGCCTGAAGGTCAGAATGATGTTTGTACCAGTAAAGTTCAGGATAACTACTGTCT is from Amphiprion ocellaris isolate individual 3 ecotype Okinawa chromosome 10, ASM2253959v1, whole genome shotgun sequence and encodes:
- the LOC111586912 gene encoding zinc finger protein 267-like isoform X3; translated protein: MRSVQNLRELINQRLTAAAEEIFTEFEKTIVQYEEEIDRQRRLLDNIWKPQITQHTAELPQQQICKEEEVPTEQNVCIQERNSSVDQENPETLQIKEEQEELPTNLDQEDTEPPQMREEEEELCNSLDRQQSGQTAAADMNQKADSFMLVQCKSKCEELSREKFSVSENTIGHYEKETNRQRRLFNITQNLQIKLHRIDLQQQDIYQEQEVFTDHLYCKRERSFCLNQKDPTSLQIKEAQEKLCISLDQDDPKLPQTEEEQEHCISLDQDDLEPPQIKEQQKLCSNQEGEQFGFCPDQEGSKHPDSGSTNNLVLKTQDRNSSHSNNVDSSSMSRIHCDADTRKKTQTCDVCGKYFKYESSLKAHYRTHTGERPFACETCGKSFTRRQYVTDHMRTHTGEKLYLCKVCGKRIYGLVGFQMHRAIHKDENLYSCKICENSFTHHRRWKEHMKVHTGEMLHSCKTCEKGFTRHSSLKEHMKVHTGEKPHSCQICGQNFIKKSHLNIHMRIHTGEKPYSCNTCEKSFRYKRSLLSHMSVHTDEKPNLCTMGERFSDPSAFRSHAAVHTAEKL
- the LOC111586912 gene encoding zinc finger protein 267-like isoform X4, which encodes MSSVQNLRELINQRLTAAAEEIFTEFEKTIVQYEEEIDRQRRLLENIWKPQITQHTTELPQQQICKEEEVPTEQNVCIQERNSSVDQENPETLQIKEEQEELPTNLDQEDTEPPQMREEEEELCNSLDRQQSGQTAAADMNQKADSFMLVQCKSKCEELSREKFSVSENTIGHYEKETNRQRRLFNITQNLQIKLHRIDLQQQDIYQEQEVFTDHLYCKRERSFCLNQKDPTSLQIKEAQEKLCISLDQDDPKLPQTEEEQEHCISLDQDDLEPPQIKEQQKLCSNQEGEQFGFCPDQEGSKHPDSGSTNNLVLKTQDRNSSHSNNVDSSSMSRIHCDADTRKKTQTCDVCGKYFKYESSLKAHYRTHTGERPFACETCGKSFTRRQYVTDHMRTHTGEKLYLCKVCGKRIYGLVGFQMHRAIHKDENLYSCKICENSFTHHRRWKEHMKVHTGEMLHSCKTCEKGFTRHSSLKEHMKVHTGEKPHSCQICGQNFIKKSHLNIHMRIHTGEKPYSCNTCEKSFRYKRSLLSHMSVHTDEKPNLCTMGERFSDPSAFRSHAAVHTAEKL
- the LOC111586912 gene encoding zinc finger protein 184-like isoform X1: MSSVQNLRELINQRLTAAAEEIFTEFEKTIVQYEEEIDRQRRLLENIWKPQITQHTTDLPQQQICKEEDNIWQPQVTLHTTELPQQQICKEEEVPTEQNVCIQERNSSVDQENPETLQIKEEQEELPTNLDQEDTEPPQMREEEEELCNSLDRQQSGQTAAADMNQKADSFMLVQCKSKCEELSREKFSVSENTIGHYEKETNRQRRLFNITQNLQIKLHRIDLQQQDIYQEQEVFTDHLYCKRERSFCLNQKDPTSLQIKEAQEKLCISLDQDDPKLPQTEEEQEHCISLDQDDLEPPQIKEQQKLCSNQEGEQFGFCPDQEGSKHPDSGSTNNLVLKTQDRNSSHSNNVDSSSMSRIHCDADTRKKTQTCDVCGKYFKYESSLKAHYRTHTGERPFACETCGKSFTRRQYVTDHMRTHTGEKLYLCKVCGKRIYGLVGFQMHRAIHKDENLYSCKICENSFTHHRRWKEHMKVHTGEMLHSCKTCEKGFTRHSSLKEHMKVHTGEKPHSCQICGQNFIKKSHLNIHMRIHTGEKPYSCNTCEKSFRYKRSLLSHMSVHTDEKPNLCTMGERFSDPSAFRSHAAVHTAEKL
- the LOC111586912 gene encoding zinc finger protein 184-like isoform X5 translates to MNVCLTGITLVTFFLCPFVHPDLPQQQICKEEDNIWQPQVTLHTTELPQQQICKEEEVPTEQNVCIQERNSSVDQENPETLQIKEEQEELPTNLDQEDTEPPQMREEEEELCNSLDRQQSGQTAAADMNQKADSFMLVQCKSKCEELSREKFSVSENTIGHYEKETNRQRRLFNITQNLQIKLHRIDLQQQDIYQEQEVFTDHLYCKRERSFCLNQKDPTSLQIKEAQEKLCISLDQDDPKLPQTEEEQEHCISLDQDDLEPPQIKEQQKLCSNQEGEQFGFCPDQEGSKHPDSGSTNNLVLKTQDRNSSHSNNVDSSSMSRIHCDADTRKKTQTCDVCGKYFKYESSLKAHYRTHTGERPFACETCGKSFTRRQYVTDHMRTHTGEKLYLCKVCGKRIYGLVGFQMHRAIHKDENLYSCKICENSFTHHRRWKEHMKVHTGEMLHSCKTCEKGFTRHSSLKEHMKVHTGEKPHSCQICGQNFIKKSHLNIHMRIHTGEKPYSCNTCEKSFRYKRSLLSHMSVHTDEKPNLCTMGERFSDPSAFRSHAAVHTAEKL